The Heteronotia binoei isolate CCM8104 ecotype False Entrance Well chromosome 14, APGP_CSIRO_Hbin_v1, whole genome shotgun sequence genome has a window encoding:
- the LOC132582427 gene encoding arylamine N-acetyltransferase, pineal gland isozyme NAT-10-like yields MNLDEYFTRTGYKGSLEKRDLATLTAIFQHHIRAVPFENLSIHCGETITLDLAQVYAKIVKKRRGGWCMENNQLLSWVLKTLGYNTTILGAYVYNPQLNIYATHMTHLIVKVVMEGKAYIVDAGFGVSYQMWQPMELVSGKDQPQTPGIFRFTEDNGIWYYEKIRRKQYIPNQSFSNSDLLEKRDRRNIYLFSLEPRKVEDFQFQCSYLQTSPESLFTKKSICTLQTADGFRALIGWTLSETTYNYKEDMDLVEFATLTDEEVEKTLREKFHISLENKLVPVNIKGIYTI; encoded by the coding sequence ATGAACCTAGACGAGTATTTCACAAGAACCGGCTACAAAGGCTCTCTTGAAAAACGCGATCTGGCCACACTGACAGCTATCTTCCAGCACCACATCCGAGCTGTTCCGTTCGAAAACCTCAGCATTCACTGTGGGGAAACCATCACTTTGGACCTGGCTCAAGTCTATGCCAAAATCGTCAAGAAAAGGCGTGGAGGGTGGTGTATGGAGAACAACCAACTCTTATCCTGGGTCCTGAAGACCTTGGGGTACAACACAACCATTTTGGGAGCCTACGTTTACAACCCACAGCTGAACATCTACGCGACTCACATGACCCACCTTATTGTGAAGGTGGTCATGGAGGGCAAGGCCTACATTGTCGATGCTGGCTTTGGTGTCTCCTACCAAATGTGGCAACCGATGGAGTTGGTTTCTGGCAAAGACCAGCCACAAACCCCTGGGATCTTTCGCTTCACTGAAGACAATGGGATTTGGTACTATGAGAAAATCAGACGGAAGCAGTATATTCCCAACCAAAGCTTCTCTAATTCTGATCTGTTGGAGAAGAGAGATCGCAGAAACATCTATTTGTTCAGCCTCGAGCCCCGGAAAGTGGAAGATTTTCAGTTCCAGTGCTCCTACCTTCAGACCTCCCCGGAATCCTTGTTTACAAAGAAATCTATTTGCACCCTCCAAACCGCGGACGGATTCCGAGCTTTGATCGGGTGGACACTGTCCGAGACAACCTACAACTACAAGGAGGACATGGATCTGGTGGAATTTGCGACTCTGACAGACGAAGAGGTGGAAAAAACGCTGCGGGAGAAATTCCACATCAGTCTGGAGAACAAACTCGTACCTGTCAACATCAAAGGCATTTATACAATCTAA
- the MPHOSPH6 gene encoding M-phase phosphoprotein 6 produces the protein MARDVKSKLSKNLMRMKFMQRGLDSETKKQLEEEEKRIISKEHWFLDLPELKEKENFVIEERSFLPCEDLLYGRMSFKGFNPEVEKLMIQMNSKYKTEEIEEEDNAMEADVSDEEMARRYETLVGTIGKKFLKKRDRRDLQDTDEAENSHHGPSKAKKMFLKPQD, from the exons TTCATGCAAAGGGGCTTGGATTCGGAAACCAAAAAGCAACtcgaagaagaggagaagagaatcATCAGCAAGGAGCACTGGTTCCTGGATCTGCCAGAACTAAAGGAGAAGGA GAACTTTGTAATAGAAGAGCGAAGCTTTCTACCGTGTGAAGATCTGCTGTACGGCAGAATGTCATTCAAAGGTTTCAATCCTGAAGTTGAG AAGTTAATGATCCAGATGAACTCAAAGTACAAGACGGAAGAAATCGAAGAGGAAGATAATGCAATGGAGGCTGATGTATCGGATGAAGAAATGGCCAGAAG GTACGAGACGTTGGTTGGAACAATCGGGAAGAAGTTTTTGAAGAAGAGGGACCGGCGTGACCTACAGGACACCGATGAGGCTGAGAACAGTCACCACGGACCTAGCAAAGCGAAGAAAATGTTTTTGAAACCCCAAGATTAA